The region GGAAATGGACATAAATATTATAACTTAGGAAAAAAGTTAAAAGGATTTATAGATGAGAATGCTGAAGAATTACTAAAAGTATCAAAAGATACTAAAGCATTTAAGGGAGACGAGCATGGAACAATCAGATTTCAGTGTATACAAAACTTTGATGAAAAAGAAAGATATTTAAAAAGCATGGAAAATATAAATTCAAATCTAATAAATATAATATTAAATGATAGAACTATAATATTAAAGGGTTTACAAAATGAAAAGAATATATCCTCGGCTATAATAAGTTTTGAAAACTTTGGTACTAATGAAGCAAAATATGCTTTTGTTCATTATTTAAGGGTATTAAATTCTAAATATAAAAAAATATATCCGGCTATAGAGAGTGAAATAATTAATTTAGCTAAGAAGTTTGGAGTAAATAGAATAGATAGGGTAGTAAGCGATGATTTGTTAAGTAACTTTAAAAGTATGGGATACACTGAGTTATATAGAAATTGTTACTTAAGAATAGATAATAATAATTGTAATCTAGTGGAATATGAAAAAGAAGTTAAACATCGTGTAGGTAGTAGATATGTGCCTATTTTTAAAATGTGTCCAAATCGATTTGAAGAAAAAGATAATGTAAACGAATTGTATAGATTCACCATGAGAGCAGGAAAGTTTTATGCACAAATCAACATAAAGGGGGATAAGGCATTTGGTAAACTATATTTGGATAAAGATAAATTGAATAAAGCATCATATATTAAGTATTTATATTATACTATAATAAGTTACATTAAGAAAAATAATATAAAAAATTTATATACATTAATTGATAAAAGGCATATTAATGTATTAGGGAGTATTGAAAACGCCCGTAAAATAAAAGAGTGGGTTTGGATTCGAAAACTCCTCTAATAAGGGAGTTGATATAGTGAAAACAAATGAGTTACAAAATGAATATCTAGCAGTTTTTAAATCACAGAATCATGCTATATATGTATATAGTAAGTTGAGTGAAAAAAATATAAAAACTAAGATAATACAAACACCTTGTTCTATTTCGACTTCGTGTACTCATAGTGTAAAATTTAAAGAAGAAAATATAGATGATGTAAGTAATGAAGCAAAAAATGCTAATATTCCAATAAAGGGAATATACAAAATTGAAAAGAATGGTACAAAAAAAGTTTATCAAAAAATAAAATCTTAAGTTTATTATAAAAGAAGTGCTATAATGGTAATTTTTAATTGCTATTAGCACTTCTTTTTTTATGTATAGAATTAAATTGATTTAGCATTTTAATGCACCTTTAATCATTATATTTAAATTGTGTTTTGCTTAATGCATGGTATGTAACATTTAATATCACAATCACATATATTAATTAAGTAAGTAAGATTATTTTAAAATGATGGCGATGATATTTAATATTGATAAGGAAAGAAGAAAGTTACTTAAAACAAGGGAAAAATGTAAAAATCACTATAAACCGGGAATATCAATAATAGTTTGTACAAATAAAATAAAATATATTAATAATATATTTGCTAATTATGACAGAGTTAGCTATCCCAAAAAAGAAATGATAATTATATTAAATAAAAATAATTTGAATTTGAATAAATATAGAAAAATGTCCAAGTTATTTAAAGATATAAGAGTAATTCAAAAGCCTGAAAATATAAGTCTTGGACAATGTTTAAATTGTGGAGTTAACATTGCAAAATACAATTATATAGCAAAAGTTGATGATGATGATTATTACGGAAAAAATTATCTAATTGATGAAATTAATTCTCTTTCATATTCAAAGGCTGATGTTGTTGGGAAAGCATCATTTTTCATATACTATGAGAACTATAAGAAAGTTGAAATAATGTATCCTGATGGAAGCGAAAAGTATATACCGAGAATTGCAGGTTCTACACTTTTAGGCAAAAAAAATATCTTTAAAAGAGTAAAATTTAGAGATGTGGATTTAGCAGAAGATGCTGGATTTATGGAGGATTGCTGTAGAATTGGAATTAAAATATATTCGTGCAATAAATTTAACTATTTATATTTTAAGCATAAAAGTTTAAATGATCACACATGGAAGATAAGTGCGGAAAGTTTAATGAAAATCACAAGAAAAGTTGGCGATTATTCAAATTATGAGTCAATTGTAGTAGTTTGATTTTCAGAAATTATTGAGGAGGATAATATGATAAATGTAACAAAGACATACCTTCCCCCATTTGATAAGTATGTTAAGTATATAAAAAAAATATTTGATACCGGAATTATAACTAATAATGGCGAAATGGTAAGGAAGCTAGAAAAAAATATTGAACAGTATCTTGATGTGAAAAATGTAGTCTTAGTTCAAAGTGGAACGTTGGCTCTACAACTTGCATATAAAATTTTAA is a window of Clostridium pasteurianum DNA encoding:
- a CDS encoding DUF3343 domain-containing protein, translating into MKTNELQNEYLAVFKSQNHAIYVYSKLSEKNIKTKIIQTPCSISTSCTHSVKFKEENIDDVSNEAKNANIPIKGIYKIEKNGTKKVYQKIKS
- a CDS encoding glycosyltransferase translates to MMAMIFNIDKERRKLLKTREKCKNHYKPGISIIVCTNKIKYINNIFANYDRVSYPKKEMIIILNKNNLNLNKYRKMSKLFKDIRVIQKPENISLGQCLNCGVNIAKYNYIAKVDDDDYYGKNYLIDEINSLSYSKADVVGKASFFIYYENYKKVEIMYPDGSEKYIPRIAGSTLLGKKNIFKRVKFRDVDLAEDAGFMEDCCRIGIKIYSCNKFNYLYFKHKSLNDHTWKISAESLMKITRKVGDYSNYESIVVV